The following are from one region of the Populus trichocarpa isolate Nisqually-1 chromosome 8, P.trichocarpa_v4.1, whole genome shotgun sequence genome:
- the LOC7482858 gene encoding amino-acid permease BAT1 homolog isoform X1 codes for MGGGTTDLNEDTAGVYLPLRNDDGIVNDSGDSRLKQLGYKQELSRTLSLIANFSVTFSIVSVLTGLTTMYSSGLTYGGPVTMVYGWPVVGMLTLTVGMSMAEICSAYPTSGGLYFWSARLCGKDWGPLASWLTGWFNIVGQWAVTTSVDFSLAQLIQVIILLSTGGKNGGGYEASKYVVIAMHGGILLLHAALNSLPISLLSFFGQLAAAWNLVGVVVLTILIPLVATERASAKFVFTHFNTDNGDGINSKAYIFVLGLLMSQYTLTGYDASAHMTEETKNADKNGPKGIISAIGISVIFGWFYILGITFAVTNISYLLSEDNDAGGYAIAEIFYLAFKRRYGSGVGGIICLGVVAVAIFFCGMSSVTSNSRMAYAFSRDGAMPLSSLWHKVNNQEVPINAVWLSVVISFCMALTDIISNTNLVQESRHGPSEKHVIFVYLGSEVAFQAMVSIATIGLYIAYALPIFFRVTLARKSFIPGPFNLGRYGVLVGWIAVLWVATISILFSLPVTYPITNETLNYTPVAVGGLLILTISSWILSARHWFRGPVTNVES; via the exons ATGGGAGGCGGAACGACAGATCTGAATGAAGATACAGCAGGTGTTTATCTCCCCCTTCGGAATGATGATGGCATTGTTAATGATTCGGGTGACAGTCGATTGAAACAGCTGGGTTACAAGCAAGAACTTAGCCGTACCCTCTC GCTAATTGCAAATTTCTCAGTGACCTTCTCCATTGTGTCAGTCCTCACTGGTCTGACAACGATGTACAGTTCGGGTCTAACCTATGGTGGGCCAGTTACGATGGTATATGGGTGGCCGGTAGTGGGTATGCTGACCCTCACCGTGGGGATGTCAATGGCCGAGATTTGTTCTGCTTATCCCACTTCTGGAGGGCTTTACTTTTGGAGTGCAAGGCTTTGTGGCAAAGATTGGGGGCCTCTTGCTTCTTGGCTCACTGGCTG gTTCAACATTGTTGGTCAG TGGGCTGTTACAACCAGTGTAGATTTCTCACTTGCACAGCTGATTCAGGTTATCATTCTCCTAAGCACAGGTGGAAAAAATGGTGGTGGATATGAAGCATCCAAGTATGTAGTTATTGCTATGCATGGGGGGATTTTACTACTGCATGCTGCACTAAATAGTCTTCCCATCTCACTCTTATCTTTCTTCGGACAGCTGGCTGCTGCCTGGAATCTTGTAG GTGTTGTGGTTCTTACAATACTCATTCCCCTTGTTGCAACGGAAAGGGCTAGTGCCAAGTTTGTGTTTACACACTTCAACACTGATAATGGGGATGGAATCAATAGTAAAGCTTACATTTTTGTTCTGGGGCTTTTGATGAGTCAATATACCCTCACTGGGTATGACGCATCTGCTCATATG ACAGAGGAAACTAAGAATGCTGATAAGAATGGACCAAAAGGAATAATTAGCGCCATCGGGATATCAGTTATATTTGGATGGTTTTACATACTTGGTATCACCTTTGCAGTAACCAACATCTCTTACCTCTTGAGTGAAGACAATGATGCTGGTGGTTATGCCATTGCTGAAATATTTTACCTAGCTTTTAAGAGAAGATATGGCAGTGGGGTTGGTGGAATTATCTGTTTGGGAGTGGTTGCTGTTGCCATATTCTTCTGTGGAATGAGTTCCGTTACAAGCAACTCTAG GATGGCCTATGCGTTTTCTAGAGATGGAGCCATGCCACTCTCATCACTTTGGCACAAAGTGAACAATCAGGAGGTCCCCATAAATGCTGTTTGGCTCTCTGTGGTCATATCATTCTGCATGGCATTGACG GACATCATATCAAATACAAACTTGGTTCAGGAGAGTAGGCACGGACCTAGTGAAAAGCATGTCATTTTTGTG TATCTTGGAAGTGAGGTGGCATTTCAGGCCATGGTTTCTATTGCTACGATTGGGCTGTACATTGCTTACGCCCTACCCATCTTCTTCAGGGTGACTTTGGCACGCAAGTCTTTTATCCCGGGACCATTCAACTTGGGTCGCTATGGTGTCCTTGTTGGATGGATTGCAGTCCTCTGGGTAGCAACTATCTCAATCCTCTTCTCATTGCCTGTAACCTACCCCATCACTAACGAGACACTCAACTACACTCCTGTTGCTGTTGGTGGCTTGCTAATTCTTACCATCTCTTCTTGGATCTTGAGTGCTCGTCATTGGTTCAGAGGTCCTGTAACCAATGTAGAAAGCTAA
- the LOC7482858 gene encoding amino-acid permease BAT1 homolog isoform X3 has protein sequence MGGGTTDLNEDTAGVYLPLRNDDGIVNDSGDSRLKQLGYKQELSRTLSLIANFSVTFSIVSVLTGLTTMYSSGLTYGGPVTMVYGWPVVGMLTLTVGMSMAEICSAYPTSGGLYFWSARLCGKDWGPLASWLTGWFNIVGQWAVTTSVDFSLAQLIQVIILLSTGGKNGGGYEASKYVVIAMHGGILLLHAALNSLPISLLSFFGQLAAAWNLVGVVVLTILIPLVATERASAKFVFTHFNTDNGDGINSKAYIFVLGLLMSQYTLTGYDASAHMTEETKNADKNGPKGIISAIGISVIFGWFYILGITFAVTNISYLLSEDNDAGGYAIAEIFYLAFKRRYGSGVGGIICLGVVAVAIFFCGMSSVTSNSRMAYAFSRDGAMPLSSLWHKVNNQEVPINAVWLSVVISFCMALTYLGSEVAFQAMVSIATIGLYIAYALPIFFRVTLARKSFIPGPFNLGRYGVLVGWIAVLWVATISILFSLPVTYPITNETLNYTPVAVGGLLILTISSWILSARHWFRGPVTNVES, from the exons ATGGGAGGCGGAACGACAGATCTGAATGAAGATACAGCAGGTGTTTATCTCCCCCTTCGGAATGATGATGGCATTGTTAATGATTCGGGTGACAGTCGATTGAAACAGCTGGGTTACAAGCAAGAACTTAGCCGTACCCTCTC GCTAATTGCAAATTTCTCAGTGACCTTCTCCATTGTGTCAGTCCTCACTGGTCTGACAACGATGTACAGTTCGGGTCTAACCTATGGTGGGCCAGTTACGATGGTATATGGGTGGCCGGTAGTGGGTATGCTGACCCTCACCGTGGGGATGTCAATGGCCGAGATTTGTTCTGCTTATCCCACTTCTGGAGGGCTTTACTTTTGGAGTGCAAGGCTTTGTGGCAAAGATTGGGGGCCTCTTGCTTCTTGGCTCACTGGCTG gTTCAACATTGTTGGTCAG TGGGCTGTTACAACCAGTGTAGATTTCTCACTTGCACAGCTGATTCAGGTTATCATTCTCCTAAGCACAGGTGGAAAAAATGGTGGTGGATATGAAGCATCCAAGTATGTAGTTATTGCTATGCATGGGGGGATTTTACTACTGCATGCTGCACTAAATAGTCTTCCCATCTCACTCTTATCTTTCTTCGGACAGCTGGCTGCTGCCTGGAATCTTGTAG GTGTTGTGGTTCTTACAATACTCATTCCCCTTGTTGCAACGGAAAGGGCTAGTGCCAAGTTTGTGTTTACACACTTCAACACTGATAATGGGGATGGAATCAATAGTAAAGCTTACATTTTTGTTCTGGGGCTTTTGATGAGTCAATATACCCTCACTGGGTATGACGCATCTGCTCATATG ACAGAGGAAACTAAGAATGCTGATAAGAATGGACCAAAAGGAATAATTAGCGCCATCGGGATATCAGTTATATTTGGATGGTTTTACATACTTGGTATCACCTTTGCAGTAACCAACATCTCTTACCTCTTGAGTGAAGACAATGATGCTGGTGGTTATGCCATTGCTGAAATATTTTACCTAGCTTTTAAGAGAAGATATGGCAGTGGGGTTGGTGGAATTATCTGTTTGGGAGTGGTTGCTGTTGCCATATTCTTCTGTGGAATGAGTTCCGTTACAAGCAACTCTAG GATGGCCTATGCGTTTTCTAGAGATGGAGCCATGCCACTCTCATCACTTTGGCACAAAGTGAACAATCAGGAGGTCCCCATAAATGCTGTTTGGCTCTCTGTGGTCATATCATTCTGCATGGCATTGACG TATCTTGGAAGTGAGGTGGCATTTCAGGCCATGGTTTCTATTGCTACGATTGGGCTGTACATTGCTTACGCCCTACCCATCTTCTTCAGGGTGACTTTGGCACGCAAGTCTTTTATCCCGGGACCATTCAACTTGGGTCGCTATGGTGTCCTTGTTGGATGGATTGCAGTCCTCTGGGTAGCAACTATCTCAATCCTCTTCTCATTGCCTGTAACCTACCCCATCACTAACGAGACACTCAACTACACTCCTGTTGCTGTTGGTGGCTTGCTAATTCTTACCATCTCTTCTTGGATCTTGAGTGCTCGTCATTGGTTCAGAGGTCCTGTAACCAATGTAGAAAGCTAA
- the LOC7482858 gene encoding amino-acid permease BAT1 homolog isoform X2, translating to MGLPTHTAQNGGGFLDTGTARLKELGYKQELKRDLSVFSNFAFSFSIISVLTGITTLYNTGLNLGGPVSLQYGWFIAGGFTMIVGLAMAEICSSYPTSGGLYYWSAKLAGPNWAPFASWITGWFNIVGQWAVTTSVDFSLAQLIQVIILLSTGGKNGGGYEASKYVVIAMHGGILLLHAALNSLPISLLSFFGQLAAAWNLVGVVVLTILIPLVATERASAKFVFTHFNTDNGDGINSKAYIFVLGLLMSQYTLTGYDASAHMTEETKNADKNGPKGIISAIGISVIFGWFYILGITFAVTNISYLLSEDNDAGGYAIAEIFYLAFKRRYGSGVGGIICLGVVAVAIFFCGMSSVTSNSRMAYAFSRDGAMPLSSLWHKVNNQEVPINAVWLSVVISFCMALTDIISNTNLVQESRHGPSEKHVIFVYLGSEVAFQAMVSIATIGLYIAYALPIFFRVTLARKSFIPGPFNLGRYGVLVGWIAVLWVATISILFSLPVTYPITNETLNYTPVAVGGLLILTISSWILSARHWFRGPVTNVES from the exons ATGGGTCTTCCAACTCATACAGCTCAAAACGGCGGCGGCTTCCTTGATACAGGCACTGCCCGTCTTAAAGAGCTTGGCTACAAACAAGAGCTTAAGCGTGATCTCTC GGTGTTTTCCAACTTTGCGTTTTCATTTTCGATCATATCAGTGCTGACTGGTATAACCACGCTTTACAATACTGGTCTCAATCTTGGAGGGCCAGTTTCGTTACAGTATGGGTGGTTCATAGCTGGTGGGTTCACCATGATTGTTGGGTTGGCAATGGCAGAAATTTGCTCTTCTTACCCAACTTCTGGTGGTCTCTACTATTGGAGTGCAAAGCTTGCTGGTCCTAATTGGGCACCCTTTGCATCTTGGATAACTGGCTG gTTCAACATTGTTGGTCAG TGGGCTGTTACAACCAGTGTAGATTTCTCACTTGCACAGCTGATTCAGGTTATCATTCTCCTAAGCACAGGTGGAAAAAATGGTGGTGGATATGAAGCATCCAAGTATGTAGTTATTGCTATGCATGGGGGGATTTTACTACTGCATGCTGCACTAAATAGTCTTCCCATCTCACTCTTATCTTTCTTCGGACAGCTGGCTGCTGCCTGGAATCTTGTAG GTGTTGTGGTTCTTACAATACTCATTCCCCTTGTTGCAACGGAAAGGGCTAGTGCCAAGTTTGTGTTTACACACTTCAACACTGATAATGGGGATGGAATCAATAGTAAAGCTTACATTTTTGTTCTGGGGCTTTTGATGAGTCAATATACCCTCACTGGGTATGACGCATCTGCTCATATG ACAGAGGAAACTAAGAATGCTGATAAGAATGGACCAAAAGGAATAATTAGCGCCATCGGGATATCAGTTATATTTGGATGGTTTTACATACTTGGTATCACCTTTGCAGTAACCAACATCTCTTACCTCTTGAGTGAAGACAATGATGCTGGTGGTTATGCCATTGCTGAAATATTTTACCTAGCTTTTAAGAGAAGATATGGCAGTGGGGTTGGTGGAATTATCTGTTTGGGAGTGGTTGCTGTTGCCATATTCTTCTGTGGAATGAGTTCCGTTACAAGCAACTCTAG GATGGCCTATGCGTTTTCTAGAGATGGAGCCATGCCACTCTCATCACTTTGGCACAAAGTGAACAATCAGGAGGTCCCCATAAATGCTGTTTGGCTCTCTGTGGTCATATCATTCTGCATGGCATTGACG GACATCATATCAAATACAAACTTGGTTCAGGAGAGTAGGCACGGACCTAGTGAAAAGCATGTCATTTTTGTG TATCTTGGAAGTGAGGTGGCATTTCAGGCCATGGTTTCTATTGCTACGATTGGGCTGTACATTGCTTACGCCCTACCCATCTTCTTCAGGGTGACTTTGGCACGCAAGTCTTTTATCCCGGGACCATTCAACTTGGGTCGCTATGGTGTCCTTGTTGGATGGATTGCAGTCCTCTGGGTAGCAACTATCTCAATCCTCTTCTCATTGCCTGTAACCTACCCCATCACTAACGAGACACTCAACTACACTCCTGTTGCTGTTGGTGGCTTGCTAATTCTTACCATCTCTTCTTGGATCTTGAGTGCTCGTCATTGGTTCAGAGGTCCTGTAACCAATGTAGAAAGCTAA
- the LOC7482858 gene encoding amino-acid permease BAT1 homolog isoform X4: protein MGLPTHTAQNGGGFLDTGTARLKELGYKQELKRDLSVFSNFAFSFSIISVLTGITTLYNTGLNLGGPVSLQYGWFIAGGFTMIVGLAMAEICSSYPTSGGLYYWSAKLAGPNWAPFASWITGWFNIVGQWAVTTSVDFSLAQLIQVIILLSTGGKNGGGYEASKYVVIAMHGGILLLHAALNSLPISLLSFFGQLAAAWNLVGVVVLTILIPLVATERASAKFVFTHFNTDNGDGINSKAYIFVLGLLMSQYTLTGYDASAHMTEETKNADKNGPKGIISAIGISVIFGWFYILGITFAVTNISYLLSEDNDAGGYAIAEIFYLAFKRRYGSGVGGIICLGVVAVAIFFCGMSSVTSNSRMAYAFSRDGAMPLSSLWHKVNNQEVPINAVWLSVVISFCMALTYLGSEVAFQAMVSIATIGLYIAYALPIFFRVTLARKSFIPGPFNLGRYGVLVGWIAVLWVATISILFSLPVTYPITNETLNYTPVAVGGLLILTISSWILSARHWFRGPVTNVES, encoded by the exons ATGGGTCTTCCAACTCATACAGCTCAAAACGGCGGCGGCTTCCTTGATACAGGCACTGCCCGTCTTAAAGAGCTTGGCTACAAACAAGAGCTTAAGCGTGATCTCTC GGTGTTTTCCAACTTTGCGTTTTCATTTTCGATCATATCAGTGCTGACTGGTATAACCACGCTTTACAATACTGGTCTCAATCTTGGAGGGCCAGTTTCGTTACAGTATGGGTGGTTCATAGCTGGTGGGTTCACCATGATTGTTGGGTTGGCAATGGCAGAAATTTGCTCTTCTTACCCAACTTCTGGTGGTCTCTACTATTGGAGTGCAAAGCTTGCTGGTCCTAATTGGGCACCCTTTGCATCTTGGATAACTGGCTG gTTCAACATTGTTGGTCAG TGGGCTGTTACAACCAGTGTAGATTTCTCACTTGCACAGCTGATTCAGGTTATCATTCTCCTAAGCACAGGTGGAAAAAATGGTGGTGGATATGAAGCATCCAAGTATGTAGTTATTGCTATGCATGGGGGGATTTTACTACTGCATGCTGCACTAAATAGTCTTCCCATCTCACTCTTATCTTTCTTCGGACAGCTGGCTGCTGCCTGGAATCTTGTAG GTGTTGTGGTTCTTACAATACTCATTCCCCTTGTTGCAACGGAAAGGGCTAGTGCCAAGTTTGTGTTTACACACTTCAACACTGATAATGGGGATGGAATCAATAGTAAAGCTTACATTTTTGTTCTGGGGCTTTTGATGAGTCAATATACCCTCACTGGGTATGACGCATCTGCTCATATG ACAGAGGAAACTAAGAATGCTGATAAGAATGGACCAAAAGGAATAATTAGCGCCATCGGGATATCAGTTATATTTGGATGGTTTTACATACTTGGTATCACCTTTGCAGTAACCAACATCTCTTACCTCTTGAGTGAAGACAATGATGCTGGTGGTTATGCCATTGCTGAAATATTTTACCTAGCTTTTAAGAGAAGATATGGCAGTGGGGTTGGTGGAATTATCTGTTTGGGAGTGGTTGCTGTTGCCATATTCTTCTGTGGAATGAGTTCCGTTACAAGCAACTCTAG GATGGCCTATGCGTTTTCTAGAGATGGAGCCATGCCACTCTCATCACTTTGGCACAAAGTGAACAATCAGGAGGTCCCCATAAATGCTGTTTGGCTCTCTGTGGTCATATCATTCTGCATGGCATTGACG TATCTTGGAAGTGAGGTGGCATTTCAGGCCATGGTTTCTATTGCTACGATTGGGCTGTACATTGCTTACGCCCTACCCATCTTCTTCAGGGTGACTTTGGCACGCAAGTCTTTTATCCCGGGACCATTCAACTTGGGTCGCTATGGTGTCCTTGTTGGATGGATTGCAGTCCTCTGGGTAGCAACTATCTCAATCCTCTTCTCATTGCCTGTAACCTACCCCATCACTAACGAGACACTCAACTACACTCCTGTTGCTGTTGGTGGCTTGCTAATTCTTACCATCTCTTCTTGGATCTTGAGTGCTCGTCATTGGTTCAGAGGTCCTGTAACCAATGTAGAAAGCTAA
- the LOC7482858 gene encoding amino-acid permease BAT1 homolog isoform X5 → MIVGLAMAEICSSYPTSGGLYYWSAKLAGPNWAPFASWITGWFNIVGQWAVTTSVDFSLAQLIQVIILLSTGGKNGGGYEASKYVVIAMHGGILLLHAALNSLPISLLSFFGQLAAAWNLVGVVVLTILIPLVATERASAKFVFTHFNTDNGDGINSKAYIFVLGLLMSQYTLTGYDASAHMTEETKNADKNGPKGIISAIGISVIFGWFYILGITFAVTNISYLLSEDNDAGGYAIAEIFYLAFKRRYGSGVGGIICLGVVAVAIFFCGMSSVTSNSRMAYAFSRDGAMPLSSLWHKVNNQEVPINAVWLSVVISFCMALTDIISNTNLVQESRHGPSEKHVIFVYLGSEVAFQAMVSIATIGLYIAYALPIFFRVTLARKSFIPGPFNLGRYGVLVGWIAVLWVATISILFSLPVTYPITNETLNYTPVAVGGLLILTISSWILSARHWFRGPVTNVES, encoded by the exons ATGATTGTTGGGTTGGCAATGGCAGAAATTTGCTCTTCTTACCCAACTTCTGGTGGTCTCTACTATTGGAGTGCAAAGCTTGCTGGTCCTAATTGGGCACCCTTTGCATCTTGGATAACTGGCTG gTTCAACATTGTTGGTCAG TGGGCTGTTACAACCAGTGTAGATTTCTCACTTGCACAGCTGATTCAGGTTATCATTCTCCTAAGCACAGGTGGAAAAAATGGTGGTGGATATGAAGCATCCAAGTATGTAGTTATTGCTATGCATGGGGGGATTTTACTACTGCATGCTGCACTAAATAGTCTTCCCATCTCACTCTTATCTTTCTTCGGACAGCTGGCTGCTGCCTGGAATCTTGTAG GTGTTGTGGTTCTTACAATACTCATTCCCCTTGTTGCAACGGAAAGGGCTAGTGCCAAGTTTGTGTTTACACACTTCAACACTGATAATGGGGATGGAATCAATAGTAAAGCTTACATTTTTGTTCTGGGGCTTTTGATGAGTCAATATACCCTCACTGGGTATGACGCATCTGCTCATATG ACAGAGGAAACTAAGAATGCTGATAAGAATGGACCAAAAGGAATAATTAGCGCCATCGGGATATCAGTTATATTTGGATGGTTTTACATACTTGGTATCACCTTTGCAGTAACCAACATCTCTTACCTCTTGAGTGAAGACAATGATGCTGGTGGTTATGCCATTGCTGAAATATTTTACCTAGCTTTTAAGAGAAGATATGGCAGTGGGGTTGGTGGAATTATCTGTTTGGGAGTGGTTGCTGTTGCCATATTCTTCTGTGGAATGAGTTCCGTTACAAGCAACTCTAG GATGGCCTATGCGTTTTCTAGAGATGGAGCCATGCCACTCTCATCACTTTGGCACAAAGTGAACAATCAGGAGGTCCCCATAAATGCTGTTTGGCTCTCTGTGGTCATATCATTCTGCATGGCATTGACG GACATCATATCAAATACAAACTTGGTTCAGGAGAGTAGGCACGGACCTAGTGAAAAGCATGTCATTTTTGTG TATCTTGGAAGTGAGGTGGCATTTCAGGCCATGGTTTCTATTGCTACGATTGGGCTGTACATTGCTTACGCCCTACCCATCTTCTTCAGGGTGACTTTGGCACGCAAGTCTTTTATCCCGGGACCATTCAACTTGGGTCGCTATGGTGTCCTTGTTGGATGGATTGCAGTCCTCTGGGTAGCAACTATCTCAATCCTCTTCTCATTGCCTGTAACCTACCCCATCACTAACGAGACACTCAACTACACTCCTGTTGCTGTTGGTGGCTTGCTAATTCTTACCATCTCTTCTTGGATCTTGAGTGCTCGTCATTGGTTCAGAGGTCCTGTAACCAATGTAGAAAGCTAA